Part of the candidate division KSB1 bacterium genome is shown below.
ACATCATTTAGAACCTCCCTGAAAATCATTTGGCCTCAAGTCATTTCTCCATTTTCATCAATTATGACGCTGCACGACTGATTCATCTGCATCTCCATGATGTGAAGAATATGTCTTCCCGAACGAACCCTTATTCGACGTTTGTTTCGGTGGCAAGCTCGACGGGTTCTTCTTCCGCTTCATCCAGCTCTTCGGTTTCGATCAGTTCTTCTAATTCTGGAATTTCTTTTTCTTCTGGAACCTGTTTTGCCATTTTGATCTGGTCCAAGTAGGTCAGAGCTTTTTTGCTCAAAGTTACCGTGAGATAGCGCAAGATGTTTTCATCCAATCGGTAATCTCGCTCTAAAATTTTAACCAGATTACTGGGCGCCTCAAAAATGATCTCCACGTAATAGCCATATTGGCGTTTTCTAATCTCATAAGCCAATCGCCGCTTTTCCCAACGATCTACATTGAGCACTTTACCACCATTGTTATTGATGATCCTGAGGATCTTTTCAATAGTGGCTTCGATCTCTTCGCTCTTTAAAAGTGAATCAATAACGACAACAGTTTGATAGGTTCTCAAATCATTTACCTCCTGACTAATTTCCTAATTCAAAATAATGGCGCGATAACTAGGGAAATAATGCTCATCAATTTTATCAAGATATTGAGGGATGGTCCCGATGTGTCCTTGAACGGATCGCCCACAGTATCTCCGACAACAGCAGCTTTATGGGAAGGAGACCCTTTGCCGCCAAGCGCACCGCTTTCAATATATTTTTTGGCGTTATCCCATGATCCACCCGCATTGGCCATAAAGATCGCCAACAACACGCCAGAGACAGTAGTTCCCGCCAGCACTCCTCCCAGCATTTGCGGCTTATTAAGGACCAAGCCGAAGAATACTGGAGTGAGTACAGCTAAGAGCCCTGGGGCGATCATCCGTTTGATTGCTGCTTTGGTCGCGATGTCTACACAGCGCGCATAATTGGCCTTTGTTTTTCCCTCGAGAAGGCCAGGAATTTCTTTGAACTGACGCCTCACTTCCTCGATCATATCGAAGGCCGCCCTTCCCACCGCACGTAGCGCGAACGATGAAAACACAAATGGCAGCACTCCACCAATGAACAAACCGGCCATTATCCATGGATCATCAATATCCAGGCTCAGGTTATGGCCAATTGCCCGAGCCGCGGTTTCACGGTACGCAGCAAACAACGCCAGGGCCGTCAACGCCGCAGAACCAATGGCAAATCCTTTACCGATAGCAGCGGTGGTATTGCCTACCGCATCCAATTTGTCGGTTCGGCTTCTCACCTCCTGAGGCAGTCCCGACATTTCGGCACACCCGCCAGCATTATCGGCGATCGGCCCATAAGCATCAATCGCCAATTGGATGCCGGTGATCGAAAGCATGCCCAACGCGGCAATGGCAATTCCATATAGACCGGCAAAAACGTAAGACACAATGATCGCAACCGCAATCGCAATGACTGGCAGTGCAGTTGAGAACATGCCATTCGCTAATCCAGCGATAATATTGGTTGCTGCCCCTGTTTCACTCGCCTTAGCAATCATTCGCGCTGGCCGGCGTGATTCTGCTGTGTAATACTCTGTCAGCAACCCGACAGCAATTCCCGCGATCAATCCTGCAACGATCGCACCATACACAGAATGAGCACCAACCATCAAATTTTCGCCAGCCCTCCATTGAACGGGTTCTGGAACAAAAAATCGAATCACGAAATAGCTAGCGATAAGCATCAGCAACCCAGCGATCCCCGTCCCAACATTCAATGCGGTTTGTGGGTTCCCCCCCTCTTTGGTCTTCACAAAAAAAGTGCCGATGATCGAAACAATAATTCCCATCCCTGCAAGCATCAAAGGCAGTATCACAAAATTGCTATGCCCAGCACCCGCTGCCAAAACCATTGCGCCGATAATGGCGCCAACATAAGATTCAAACAGATCTGCGCCCATCCCAGCGACATCGCCGACATTGTCTCCGACATTATCAGCAATGGTAGCAGGATTCCGCGGATCATCTTCAGGAATGCCGGCTTCCACCTTTCCAACCAAGTCCGCACCAACATCAGCCGCCTTGGTGTAAATGCCACCTCCCACGCGGGCAAACAAAGCGATGCTGGAAGCCCCCATTGCAAATCCCGATAGGATCGTCATCACTCGTGACAAATCAGCATTGGCCTTCAACCCACCATATAAATAGAACAGCAGGGTAATGCCGATGATCCCCAGCCCTACAACGCTCATGCCCATTACCGAGCCACCGCTGAAAGCGACTTTAAGCGCTGCATTCAAGCTGGTACGCGCTGCTTGCGTGGTTCGGTGATTGGCTGAGGTTGCAACCCGCATCCCAAAAAGCCCAGCTAAACCGCTACATAAAGCTCCCACAATGAACGACACCGCTACCAAACTTGTTCCCTGGGAGGCATTCCCCATTGCCAAAAGGATGGCTACTGCAATCACAAACACAGCCAAGACTTTATATTCTCGGGCCAAGAACGCCATTGCACCCTCGCGCACCGCTTGTCCAATCGACTGCATTGTCTCATTTCCAGGGTCCTGCCGATTAATCCAGCGTGACTTAATGAAAGCATACAATAATGCCAGCACACCGCTTGCTAATCCCAACCAGACCAACTCGCTCCGCACGCTTCATCCTCCTCATAAAATTTAAACCTTACCCGATTGTGATCTTATCAGTATCATAATTCATAACAGGCCTTTGATGCGATGCGCACCATCACCATATTAAAGCCAGGATTTTATTACTCCTCTTTTTTCTCAGTCACTGGTGCTTTCTCAGCTTCAGCAGCAGCTTCTACCACCTCTGGTTTCACTTCTTTTTCAACGGTTGGCGGTAATACGTTCACGATAGGCTGATCTAAGTCACCAACGATTGTGGCTTTTTCAATTGACAAAGAACGCGCGGTAATCGTATCACCGATATTCAGCTTCGTCACATCGATCTCAATCCGATCAGGAATATCCAATGGCAAACACTCAACTTCGAGTTCCCGGAGATATTGATGCAAAATTCCACCTTGCTGTTTCACCCCTATCGCTTCTCCGACCAGAACGATGGGCACAT
Proteins encoded:
- the rpsF gene encoding 30S ribosomal protein S6; its protein translation is MRTYQTVVVIDSLLKSEEIEATIEKILRIINNNGGKVLNVDRWEKRRLAYEIRKRQYGYYVEIIFEAPSNLVKILERDYRLDENILRYLTVTLSKKALTYLDQIKMAKQVPEEKEIPELEELIETEELDEAEEEPVELATETNVE
- a CDS encoding sodium-translocating pyrophosphatase, with the protein product MRSELVWLGLASGVLALLYAFIKSRWINRQDPGNETMQSIGQAVREGAMAFLAREYKVLAVFVIAVAILLAMGNASQGTSLVAVSFIVGALCSGLAGLFGMRVATSANHRTTQAARTSLNAALKVAFSGGSVMGMSVVGLGIIGITLLFYLYGGLKANADLSRVMTILSGFAMGASSIALFARVGGGIYTKAADVGADLVGKVEAGIPEDDPRNPATIADNVGDNVGDVAGMGADLFESYVGAIIGAMVLAAGAGHSNFVILPLMLAGMGIIVSIIGTFFVKTKEGGNPQTALNVGTGIAGLLMLIASYFVIRFFVPEPVQWRAGENLMVGAHSVYGAIVAGLIAGIAVGLLTEYYTAESRRPARMIAKASETGAATNIIAGLANGMFSTALPVIAIAVAIIVSYVFAGLYGIAIAALGMLSITGIQLAIDAYGPIADNAGGCAEMSGLPQEVRSRTDKLDAVGNTTAAIGKGFAIGSAALTALALFAAYRETAARAIGHNLSLDIDDPWIMAGLFIGGVLPFVFSSFALRAVGRAAFDMIEEVRRQFKEIPGLLEGKTKANYARCVDIATKAAIKRMIAPGLLAVLTPVFFGLVLNKPQMLGGVLAGTTVSGVLLAIFMANAGGSWDNAKKYIESGALGGKGSPSHKAAVVGDTVGDPFKDTSGPSLNILIKLMSIISLVIAPLF
- a CDS encoding 50S ribosomal protein L25, with amino-acid sequence MSELLLQAQPREKTGKGFAKKLRREGKIPGIFYSHGEKAIPIALDQRETLKILGSESGLIDFQLGKKRKQKAIIKDVQVDPVKQTLVHIDVQGVSLEEKITINVPIVLVGEAIGVKQQGGILHQYLRELEVECLPLDIPDRIEIDVTKLNIGDTITARSLSIEKATIVGDLDQPIVNVLPPTVEKEVKPEVVEAAAEAEKAPVTEKKEE